The sequence CTATAATGATATTAAACTAACTTTAGAAAGTTAATTCACATTTCTTAACGGAACTAGAACTTTAACAAATGgttttcgtatatatatattgtgagatagtaactcactgatgacaatggtggatggtggcgcaacttcatgaattgattgaagttatacattaccACTACTgcatgccggcttagtggtttagaggttaagcgctagaatttttttaaaatatggtGCCAGTTTATTAACAAACTTAGATGATAACCTCTGTGACACAGTAGTACAGAAACTTCAGAGCACTTAGCtgaaatttttataaatatttaaatagattcaatttaaatattaaactCTAATATCAGAACATTGTAACCTGAAGAAAGTTTATTTAACCAAGAGCATTTTCCACAATATTAGTAACATGATATTAAATGCTATTTTGCTTATTGAATGaaattgaatattttcattagTTATTCATTGGTATGAGTTATCTTTGAGCCATGTATGAGTTTTCAATTTGATCTTTGAACCAAATCagtcatttataaattttaaagaaTTCTAATATACATTTTTGGTTAATGTTGTTGTAGATATTATATGATTTAGAGTAGTTGTTTAACTTCTGGTAACTAACACCTTTGTTTAAATACGTACATATTTTAGTCTCCTTGTCTCAAGTAATTTTATCTTAGTAAGTTTTTCTTCATTCTTCATTATGAATCTTGCTTAGTTCCTTACTCAATCAATTACTCAtatgtttttctcttttttttaaaaaaactgtaTTTCGATATATCAAGAGCTCATGACTTTTTATGTACTGTTATTTCGAGCAAACTTAGTTCATCATTAATTCAGGAAATGACCAATTGTCCTTCTCCTTTTTAACTATATCAGTTACATACAACAAAGGCAGCCTGAGACAATCATTTAGTTTTAAATTGTTTTGCAAAAACAATTTGGATAAGCAAACTTAAAgttttagtttgtttattcaTAAAGTGGTCTTGTATTGACTGCAGTAAGGTATGGTCTCCAtttgatttaaacaaattttaatACATTCAGTCATTTACTTCTGTTGTCTACAATAATACCATTTAAATAAGATCCTGATTAGGACTTACTTTATGATCTTGTTactagtttatattttatatcttTTTGTAGCTAGACATAATAATTTAAGTGTTTATTCTTCGAACTGTAATGATGGTTTAAATAGTTTTTACTTGACTAAGTGCTTGCAATGATCATACTGTTTGTATTCCGAAGGTAACTTTACATGCAATACATTTGAAGATATACTCACTTTTGATGAAGCTCGTGATTGAATTTAAAGTTCAAATCAGTAACTATGATTGTTATTAACACACCGTTAATTGTTCAATATTAAAACATGATTAAACTGTAATCCTGAGGGATGTAACAATTTATGAAGGAAGCTTTCGGTTTCcatcaaaatgataaattacATCATGAAATGCGAATCTATTCAAATTTTAGACGCATGTAAACTATTGTTCGTGTACAAGTAAAAGTCAACATGTTGACAGGTTGTATATATGGTCAACTGAAAATAGTTTTTATATACTTAACATAATACATGATTAGTTGATAGCTTAAATCACATTTCTGAACTTAAAATATTTGCCAAATCTTTTATTGTAAACCTGATCGAAATCTCCTACTATGACATTGATATGAAGTGGAAATTTCAATTtagttatttacatttattgttCATCCAGTAGTAACAAATGTGATGCTTGTGTAATTCATAGtgatgatcgaattctatcgatcgtTTGGCAGTATGTCTATTAATCTGATTGAATCGGCATCACATATACTGTTAGGTGATTAAAAACAGTCAGCAGGTAATCTTAGGCTTATGTTTTGTGGCAGTTAACACGTTTTGACAGGATGTTCAAGCATTTACACTAATTAATACTCAGTGACTAATCAACGTTAATACCTCACCTTGGAAACACCATTTCCTTGAAAACTTCAGAAATCCCCTGTTGAAgttttctgtcgactacctccagcGACCTAGCATCAATCTACCCTTTCATTTTAATATGTTTTCTGCTTCTCTGAATTTAGCTAAGTTAAACATTTTGTTGATGTTTTGTAGTTTTTTTATGGGCTCTGATTTCAAAGCTTTCAGTAGAGCGATCTTTTGCcattaaatttataaaaatcattCTACTTAACATTTGTTACTGTGCTACTCTGTTATCTAATCTAAAACTCCTACATTATCTAGAAAATGGCAAACAATATAATTTACGGAATATTGAAAAATATCTACTAAAGCTGTGTATCATAATGGGTTAATAGTGTAAATGTTAAAAGAATTTCATAAAATACAACCAGAAATTGTTATCAGACTGTTATTTAATGCTAATGATTCTTTAGATGTGAATTTTCAATGAGTTTTGCAATTTATTCATCTGcaatatacaataaataagtAGAAATGACCACGACAATATCTTCCAATCACCAGCTAAAGATCAATTATTGAGGATTATCTATTTTGGCTAAGAATATTTTACAGTTATCTTCATTTATCTTTGTAGTTATGATAATTAAGACTATCATTACCCTGGACACTAAAATGACAAACTTAAATCAGTTTAAACCATTCATATTTCCAgttcaataaaatctgaaaactaaaaattgttttaattcatcGAAATGTCGGTAAAACAGTTAAgttttttcattatgaataataaagaaGATTGAATGTTATGGTCTCTCTTAATttagtttagtttttttttaccgATCAATCCATTAATATAATATATGCGATTCACAGTCAAACCATCTagttcaaagaataaaactctATCAACATCTTTCTATTTACACATTTACTTTGATACTGAACAATCTTTAAAAATCAATTCATGTATTAAATTCATTATACATTCATTATATAAAACCAAATTAAACTGTCACTGAAACTAGTTCTATGTTTGTAAGTACGAATTTCACTTAATGTGCTATTGTGAATACAGTAATTAGAACGGTATACATAAATAAGCGTATAACATTAAACTTCACGTGAATACAAGCGGATTAATTATTCTTCAGaaatcgaatatatatatatatatatatatatatatatatatatatatatatatatatacgtcatATTAATTATGTGTGCAAACATCTATGTATATGTCTAGTATATGTGAGAAGATACTGTATACACAAAAAATTCGGTACAATGTAAATTCTGTTTTCACATTAGCTATTACATGCCAGTTTCAACCAGATATATGTTACTTTCCAAAATGATTTACAAAGTAAATACAAATAGAAACAAATAGAAACTttaaaatcaattcatgaaatgaattaattaacagTTAATTTGAAACTTAGAACGTGTGAGTATAGAATATAGAACTGTTAGatcaaacaaaaagaaaagaaaagacaaACAAACTGAAAGATGCAATTCAGTAAAGTTATAGTGAAAGATACTGATATGAATGATGAAATGATGGAATTAGCAATACGTGTTACAGCATGTGCTATGGATCGATTTCAAGCGGATATGGATGTGGctaattatattaaaacacaatttaataaaaaatatggtAGATCATGGCATTGTATTGTAGGTCGACGATTTGGAAGGTAAGATTAAATCACTTATTACTTTGTTTTATGTCCCAAGTTTTTTTATCTTTTGTTATTAATGTTGACAATATCGTATTTTATCcattatttttttatcataGTGATGTTTCCCATGAAGAACGATCCTTCATATACTTTTTTCTTGGAGATCGTgcaattttattgtataaatcTGGTTGAAATCAGTATCACATCAATAGTTTTGATATAAATACCGATGTTAGTAAATGGCAATGTTCAAAAAGAATGAAATCATCCATTTGATACTCTTTTATCTCAACAATGTGTCCATagtatattttgttgttgtttaatttACTGTAGACTTTTCTTTTAACCTCTTAAAAACTCATAATATTCTGTGTTGATAGggtatcattttaaaatattattatagtAACCATTGTAAGTTTATTACTACAATCATGATATTGTTatctttatattcaataaactgATCAATAAACTGTTCAATTTACTTTTGATCTTAACAATTGTAAATCATTGGGAATTTTATCAGATATGAAATACTCTTATAGGATGTTACGGAATGAATTGACTTTTTTGTACTCACTGAGTTGATCTTAATCAATCAGAATCAACTAAGTAGAATAGtgcaaaatattacaaaaagtgATTTAGAACAAGACCAATGtgtgttgatatatatatataatttgcaCAATAAACAGAGAAGATGAGAATGATGAAGATGTCATGAACATTCAGTATAAGTGAAATATAATCTGTTATATCAAAACATGCTTAAAATGCTGTTTGTTTATGAATTTATAGCACTATGGAAAACATAGTTTTGTAAGAAATGGGTTAGTTAGTATTGGAATttcatttttgatgatggcAGATTTATCTTTGTCAAACGAAATTATCTTTTTAAAAGATTCTCTTTTAAGAATCCATTGATAGCGGCTTTACCAAAATATAGTTATACAGTTACTAAACAGTTTACAAAATCTATCAAGCATAGTACAATGCATAAACAGTAATTCTATACggtatatataagcatatttaaacatagtttttattatgTCCTATCATTGACCAGTACACATGGACGATTTTAAGCAACTCATAAGCAACAAGGATGAGAGAGGCTGATACTCTTTGATTGATGGTTTACTCAATACTAGTCGCGAACGAAGATGAAGAACAAAAGACTAGTGATCACCAGTCTAAGACctttattatatttcagacattcaTTTGTATACATACTAGATCAGATCATTTAGCAGTATTCCCATGGAACAACAACATTAATGATGAGAAAAATGGAGTACTGTGTACACAAATAATCGATTCTCGTTAACGAATGGAAAATGTTATAGTAACAGTAGATTCGAAAACTTTTACCTCATAGTTAAATCGTCACTTACTACAGTTTTAAAACTTGTTAGATGATGAATGTTCAGACAGTTGGGTCAGTTTGCATACAGTAAATATATGATGATAAATTATCTTTCAAAACTAAAAGCAGCTAGTCGAATAAGGTAGGAATTTCCTATTGCCTCCTTATTTTAAAAACGAGTTAAACTGTGAGCAATAAAATCAGAAACGAAGACAATGAGTGCTAGTGTACTTAATACATAAGAAAAGCTCAATTATATACATATTGACAATAACTGCTTATGAATGTAAACAGAGTGAAATTCTGAAtgattaactaattaattcGAAGAAGAGGGATGTGTTCGTGGTAATAAGTAATTCAATTTTCGAGGTGTTACAAGTAATTGGCTTACTTATCACAATTatatctttcttccaaccatttgaTTTAACCATTCAACACTATGGatttgagtcccggagtgaatatcaactctgggatgcagatacatccaactgacgagtcccaaatagtacgaaacgcgcatcctggattccactgctcgCCACCGTCCATCTTTGCTATAATACTTGTGAGTTAAAGCAATATTGAAgcaatccgcacaagatgcacataatactgatcaattgcggtttaaaatatcaatgggaagattcaaacaaacaacatcaaatgaaCTTAAACTTGtgatatgaataaattatttaatactaCTAATCCGTTAGTATCGTTTTGTTGTTCTAAGAGACACATAGATGTGAGTGTAGAGCTATGATGACGAACTAATTCGAAAGAAATGTTTCTTTGCTTTGTTTGTCTTCCAATGAATTAAAGTTGTTAAAATTGGAAGAGACTACAAAACACAGTCTGAACAAAGTTCTATTGTTATGTATCATAAAAAGCAGTCATTATTCTGATGCTCAAAGAGATGAAACTGTCAAAACAATAGAAAGATCATTTCTGTTACTGATTGTAAAGCATTTTCTTTTAATAATCTATATTTAGGACTAAAATTAGTCAGTCTCTGTTATTAAGTATATTCCATGAACGAAATCCTCTCTGTTACTGGTGTCCATTTAGtattaaaattatcaaaatcaCTTTCTATGTTATTGTTTGATGTTTATTTGAAGCTAATCAATACCGCTCTTTCAAATAAGTACAATAATTTTGTTCATCCTAAAGCAAAACTAATTATGGCAAATAAATCAGTATCAAGAAAATGAGTAGATAAGataatgagtagaaaatatGTTTTCGATTAATATCATCTTGATTATAagtaaatagtatatttgtagtatcccaatgagtagaaaaattagattttctgacgtttcgtggcttagtgtaagtcacttcttcagaagAAGTGACTTCAGAAGTTTGTGTTGAGaacagagaacaaaacttcatcaaaatcatccacctgagctacaaatctccattaTCTCATAATTATGTTATATCCTAACTAAGATTAAAGTACGAGTAACTTCTGCGAACTATTAGTGgagtaatattatctatatattcttattgtataactattcagtaattagattgagtatgtctatattcctcttattataagcttcattttgatctttcgattattattattattatacgatttactgtcccTAAGTTATACacagtatattaattacaacAAATCGTTGAGAAATATGGTAAGCTCTTTGAAATGCTTATGAGGAGAAAATT comes from Schistosoma haematobium chromosome 3, whole genome shotgun sequence and encodes:
- the DYNLL1_3 gene encoding Dynein light chain 1, cytoplasmic (EggNog:ENOG410VJ64~COG:Z), translating into MSFGKAVVKNADMEPVMQEDAVQIAAVAREKYEVDKDIATYIKQHFDRKYGRTWHCIVGKQYGSKVIVKDTDMNDEMMELAIRVTACAMDRFQADMDVANYIKTQFNKKYGRSWHCIVGRRFGSDVSHEERSFIYFFLGDRAILLYKSG